The region GACTTCTAtggaattttaaataattagatTATTTTGGTTGACTTTACTATAATCCGTCATGTCAGTTGAAAATATTTCCAGACAAGCCATTAATGAATTTGTCTTTGGAGGATTTAACACAGTGCAAAATCCAGTGGTGGTTGGTGTTATTGTGCTTATTGTGTACATTATTGTGATAATTGCTAACACTGCAAATATATGCTTTATTGTCATGGATAAACATATGCACAAGCCAATGTACCTGTTTATCTGTAATTTAGCATTTGTAGACATAGTCTACTGTACAAGTGCCTGTCCAACTATGATAGGTATCCTTGTGGTTGGCTATAAATCTATATCATATAAACCTTGCATTTTGcagatgtttttatttcatgcaAGTGGTGTGATGgaaatgtttgttttgtctATCATGGCATTTGACCGCTTTATAGCTATTAGTAGCCCTTTAAGGTACCATTCTATTCTGACAAATGTACGTTGTGTTATTATCAATATTGTTCTGTGGTTGGCAGCTTCTGTAATTATAGCAATGCTGCCTGCTACACTTGTCCCACTAGAACTCTGTTACTCAGCTGTAAAATACATGTTCTGTGACTATGCAACTGTCACCAGAGCAACGTGTGAAGATCCTGAACCATATTTTAACAAAGTGTCTATTTTAACATCTGTACTCACTTTTGGAACATTTGGTTTCATCTGCTTGtcctatttaaatattattataattgttgTGAGAATGTCTTCAAATAGTGACAAGAAAAAAGCAGTCAATACTTGCTTTAGTCATTTTATAGTCATAATCTGCTACTACATTCCTACTTTCATAAGAATAGTGCTGACCAGGTTTAGTGTAGTTTTAACAATAGAGGAAAGAAATGGGCTCATGGTTGGGTCGATTCTTGGGCCTTCTCTAAtaaatccattcatttattgtttaagaacaaaagaaataagaaataaaatattaaaaattatttcaaaATTTGAGTCAGCTGAACAAAAAGGGTGCTAAgtgtttttttagtttttgcTTTATTGTTCATCTCACATTTCAATTATAGTTCACACACTATCAGCCAAAGTGTAACAGAATTATATAAAAGTAAAAGtacatgtaaatatgtaaaactTGTTTTATATGTCTCAGACTGATTTTAATATAgacttttatttttgctttaaatttcaatacataaaaaaatttcTTAAAAACATCAAAAGTATATTTTCTAAAAGTTGATAACTTATTTGAAATGCTGTATTTTAGGGTGcgcgactctgaattggataagcggttacagataatggatggatggatgtatttcAGGGTAGTAGCACCAAAACATAaattataattcattaatttacttTTCAgtctatttttaaaattataaattattttatttgtaaatatgtcctgacacacacacgtatatatatatatatatataaagag is a window of Hoplias malabaricus isolate fHopMal1 chromosome 1, fHopMal1.hap1, whole genome shotgun sequence DNA encoding:
- the LOC136705163 gene encoding olfactory receptor 10G4-like codes for the protein MSVENISRQAINEFVFGGFNTVQNPVVVGVIVLIVYIIVIIANTANICFIVMDKHMHKPMYLFICNLAFVDIVYCTSACPTMIGILVVGYKSISYKPCILQMFLFHASGVMEMFVLSIMAFDRFIAISSPLRYHSILTNVRCVIINIVLWLAASVIIAMLPATLVPLELCYSAVKYMFCDYATVTRATCEDPEPYFNKVSILTSVLTFGTFGFICLSYLNIIIIVVRMSSNSDKKKAVNTCFSHFIVIICYYIPTFIRIVLTRFSVVLTIEERNGLMVGSILGPSLINPFIYCLRTKEIRNKILKIISKFESAEQKGC